In Campylobacter porcelli, the sequence TTGGGATTTTTGATAGGGTCTTTTCTATCCAAATAGAGTGAGTTTTGATAAAGTTGTCTATTTGAAATTTAGTAGCGTAAAGTGGAGCTATGAGCTTAATATCACCAGTTGAAGTAATCTTTAGGCGTAAATATTTAACACGCTTTTTTATGCACTCTATCTTAAATTTCCCATACTCTATCAAGATATCTCCCCTTTATCAAATGGGACATTTTATCTAAATTTTAGATATTTTTGGCTGAATTTAGCTCTATTAAAAACCAAAGCGGAAAAAGAGCTGAAACTATGAAGGCAAACTTCATAATAGAAAAGCTCAAGCCTTTAATACCAAGATTAGGCAATAATGAAGCCTTAAAACTACACTTAAATAGAGCCATTTTAAATGCTAATGGCGACTTTAAACTAGCGATTAAAAATATTGAGAATATCCCAGATGGCAACTTGCCAACGCCTACAAGAAATCTCTTAAATGAGTTTAAAAATGCGTTAAAAGATATAGAACAAGTGGTTAAATCTCAAGCTAATGAGCCAACGCAAATTAAGGCTGAAAATCAAGTAAATTTATCTAAAACCAAAGAGCCAACGCAAGAGCCAGTAAAAGCTGAAGCTAAAAAAGAAGCTGAAAATTTAGCTCAGTATCGCAAAGATATCGAAACTAAGTATAACATTAATCCTATAAAAGAATTCGGCACTAATTACGCTGAGTTTTACCACGATGGGGCAAATGCCATTAGAAAGCTTTTAGTTGAAAGACAAGGGCAAGTAGCTGGAGCGTTTGAGAGAAAAGAGCTAGGGGATATAGATTTAGTGTGGGGAGAAGCTAAAGCTGCAAATGGCGATATAAAAGGGTATGGGCTTAGCAAGATAGAAGCTAAGCACCTTAATGACTTTGCTAGTTTTTACGGCGATACACCACAAGAGAAATTAATAAATGGCTTAAATGAGATTATAAAAAATGGCAAAATTATAAATGAAAACGGCGTAGATACTATATGGTATAAAAAAGATAATGATTATTATTTAATCGGTCTTAGCAAGGGCTTTTATAATAAAGGGGATAATAACTGGATTATTACAGCGTATGAAAAAACTAACCTAAGTATAGATAAAAAAGCTAGAATAGATAAAGCTTTAAAAGGTGGCGACAGCAAGACCATTTCCGCTTATGCTGAAATTAAAAGCTCAAAGACACCTAAGCTAACCACCGCTGAGAATTCTACCACAACGGTTAATAAAAGTCAAGCCAAAAATATGATGGGTGGCTTTAGCACTATGGCGATGGAAAAGGCTATATTACACCTAGGTAGTGGAGCTGCAGGTGGAGCGATAAATGCTAATGCTGAGCAAGACCCAGACAAAAAGGCTGAAGCATTTCTCAAGGGATTTTTACTAGGAGCTGGTGGCTCAGTTGGGGCTATAAAAATGCTAGAAAATTCAGCCAAATTAGCCCCACAATTGGCACGAATTAGCCAAAGATTAGCCAATGATTTACCTGTGATTTTAAATGATAGACCTGATATTGTGGGTAAAGCCCTAGGTAAAACACCAAAGGATAATTATAATTATATTTTTGGCGGAGAGAACGCAATCGGAGCAAATAAGGCTAAACTAAAAACCGCTAGGGAGATGGTAAAAAATGGAGCAGATGAGAGCCAAATATGGACTAAAACTGGCTGGTATAAAGACATTGATGGCAAATGGAAGTTTGAGATAAATCCGCTTGGTGGCAAGTTTAAAAAAGTAATAAAAGATTTGTTTGACGCTAAGGCTTTTAAAGAAAAAAATAGAGAAAAACTAGAAGTCTTACAAGATAGAGCTAAAATAAATGATAAATACCAAACCAATCTAAATAACTTAAACGCTACTTTAAGCCAACAAGCTAGTATTATCACAAAGGCAAAAGATGGTTTAAAGCTTAGCGAAGTGCTAGATGATAAAAAGCTCTTTAATGCTTATCCACAGCTAAGAGATTTGAAAGTAAGATTTGATGAACTTGATAGCCAAATGTCTATGTATGATGGATATTACAATAAAACGCTTGATGAAATAGTTTTAAACTCTAAGCTATATAATAAGCCTGAAATGCTAAGAAGCATTTTATACCACGAAATACAACATAAAATCCAAAGTATAGAGGGCTTTGCTAGTGGCGGTGGCTATTTTTCTGATATAACAAAGGTTGAAAAACTTCTAGAAAAATACCCTAATGATGCTGACTTGCAAAATCTATATGATGGGCTAAAATATAACTATGTATCTGATAGTGCTGAGTATAATGTATATCGCAAATTAGCTGGTGAAGCAGAAGCTAGAAATGTCCAAACTAGGCTAACTGCTAATAGCAAAGAACACCCTAATAAAACCTTAGATATCAATCCAAATGAGCGAATAGTTAAGTTTGATAGCGATATGAGTGCTAGTTATACTCCAAATTCTAGCGTTTTGAAAGAACAAAAAGATAAGCTAGGCATAGAACTAGCAAATATGGATGAAAAAGCACAAGCAGATACTATAAAATTGTATGAAAATGCCAAAAGCGCAGATGAAAAACACAACGCTTTAAAAATGGCAATGCTCTCAAATAGAAGTGATGAATTTCGCCCTATTAGCCATATTAATTTAAGTGATATAAGTGATAAAGAAGCGCAAGATTTAGCAAAAAAAATACAAAAACATTATTCTAGTGCTGATTTTAGTCTTTATAATGGTGGAGAATATTATACAATAAGCAATCGTGGCAAAGGCAAAATCGCTCGTGGGTATGAAGCCATAAAAGAGTATGATTATATAAATAAAGCTGAATATCTAGCAGTAGCTGGGAAACTTGATTATTACTTTAATAACTCTAGATTTTTAGGCAAACATCGTGACCTTAGAAGTGATAATGATTTAACTGATATACTGTTTTTTAGAAGTGATGCCAAAATACACGGCAATAATGTTCAAATACTTTTTACACTAAAAGAAGTAAATAAGGGTGTCCAAAAAGGCAAAAGAGTATATGCTATGGGAATAACACTAGCAGATGATGCTGGGAAGTTAATACGACTGGACAGCGACGCCCTCCCAGCTACTAGCGGAGCGACACACGCAACAGGCAGCCCGACTGCTACACCCGCTACCGCAAGTAATGGTGTTGATTTTAGCGCAAATTCAAAGATTAGTCAAGACTTGCCAAAATGGGCTGATAAATTTAAAGCAAAAATGACAAAAATGGGTCAAGAATATAGCGATGAAAAAATTGCTAACTTAGCAAACTGGCATAAAGATAGCCACCCAGCTACAAAAGAAAAAGACGGCTCACCAAAGGTGTTTTATCACGGCACTAACGCAAATTTTGATGCTTTTGACATAAATAAATTAAAGGGTAGTTGGCTAGGTAAAAGCTTTTATTTTACAGATACTAAACAAAAAGCAAAAGGCTATGGCAAAAATGTAATGTCGATATATTTAAATATCAAAAATCCTTATATCTCAAAAGCAATTGATAATTATGGCTTTGTAAAAGAAGTCAAAGAGCAATTTAATGTAAAAGAAAATTATGGCGAATTTGACCCAGCACAAGTGCTAAAAGAACACGGCTATGATGGCGTAGTATATAAAGATTGGAATGATGATATAGGCTATATATACACAGCTTTTAGCCCAAATCAAATAAAAAGTATAAGCAATAATGGGGCGTTTAATCCAAATTCAAATATGATGGGTGCATACACCAAAGTAGGGCTACCTATCGCTCTTGTTGGTGGTGGGCTTGGATATATGGGAACTCAAAGTATAGTAGATGGATATAAAAACAAAGATACCGCAAATCAAACTAGAGCCAAACAATACGCTAAATTTCTAGCTGAAGCTAAAGAGCCAACGCAAGTTGCCCCAAATGAGCTTTATAAGGCTTATAAAAAGGCTAAAAAAGATATAGAAAAACCAACCAAAAAAAATCCGCATTTGTCGGATAGATAACTTAAGTAGGCGTGGCTCGTTAAATGATAAAATGGAGTGATAAAGATTAAATCCATCAATGTAAGCATAAACTCTCATAAGTCCAAGCCCCTAAAATTTAGAGGCTCGGTTAATAGCCGTAGCTATTAAGTTGAATATGAGAATATTATCAAAATTTAGCTTAAAGGTGGGCTAAGGGAGTATTTAAACCCCTTGTAAAAGCCTTGTAATGTTGCCGTAAAGACTAGCTTGGCTCTAGCGAAGTTAAAATATGGGGAACCCCACGAAGTGGGGCTTTAGGTGGGTCAAGGGAGCGTAGCTCCTTGTCGCAAACGGCGACTTGTTGCCGTGCGAAGTTAAAATAAATAAAGGATGAAAAAATGCTGAATTTAGACACAAATAAGCTAATTAGCGATTATAAACAAATAGAAGCGTCAATCGTTAGTGAAAACTCAATATTTGCTAAGGTTATTAAATATCTTGATGATAGCTTTAATGATAAAACCCTAGCCCCAAAAGATAAGATAACAATCCAATCAAATCTGATGAGTGCGATGGCTATTAATCTAACAGCAAAAGCATTAGAAACGGCTTTAAACTGGCAACAAATCAATACCCAACTAGAACTATCAAAGCAAGAATTAGAGCTAAAAAAAGAACAAACCAATAGCCAAAAACTACTCTCAAATGCTGAAATTGAGTTTAACAAAGCAAGAACGGAGCTTGTAAAAGCTCAAACTTCTACCGAAAAGCAAAAAACGCCGCCGTAATGAGAGAAATAGCTAGTTACGACGACCAACTACGCACAAAAGAAGCTGAGATAATCACAAATGCGGTCTAAAATTTATATTAAACTCAATTTTAGCAATGCTTTTGTATAATGCTAGACTTATTTTTTTGCTTTAAGGGATAATATGGCTAGGTCATTTAGTAGATCAGATATTAGGATTTTAGGGCTTTCATCTCTTGGTGGAATGCTTGAGTTTTATGATTTTATCATTTTTGTATTCTTTGCTTCTTATATATCTATACTATTTTTCCCTGCTGATCTAGATCCTTTTTGGGCTATTTTTAATACCTATGGCACCTTTGCTGCTGGATATTTAGCTAGACCGCTTGGTGGTATTATTATGGCACATTTTGGGGATAAAAATGGCCGTAAAAATATGTTTATGCTCTCTATTTTACTTATGGTAATTCCTACATTCTTATTAGGTATAATGCCTACATTTGAGAGTATTGGATATTTAGCACCTATAATTTTAGTGATTATTAGAATTTTACAAGGGGTTGCTATTGGTGGGGAGCTGCCTGGTGCTTGGGTATTTGTAAGTGAGCATGCACCTCGTGGGAAGCTATATACTAGCATAAGCGTTTTAACAGCAGCAGTAGTAGCTGGAATTTTACTAGGTAGTTTTGTAACTATGGTTGTTAAAAATATTTGGAGTGATGCTGAAATTCAAGATGGAATGTGGAGATTGCCATTTATTTTGGGTGGATTTTTTGGGATTATATCTATATACCTTAGAAGATATTTAAGCGAAACGCCGGTATTTAAAGAGATGCAAGCTAAAAATGAGCTAGATAATATCCCGATTAAATCTATATTTAAATTTCATAAAATTGATAGCATTGTATCTATGTTTATAACTTGGGTTTTAACTGGATGTATCGTGGTGCTTATACTCTTAATGCCAAATTTTATGCCAAAAGCATTTAGTGCTAATGGGGTAGAGCTTGGTCGTTTAACTACCATATATATGCAGATGGCTGCTATAGTGCTTTTGTGTTTTGGCTGTTTTGTGTATGGAAGGTTAAGTGATAAATATGGGATTGCAAAGAGCACTTTAGTATTAGCTTTGCTATTTTCAATTAGCGTATATGCTTATTTTGATGCGCTTTATAGTGGGGCGAGTTTTGAGATAGTTTTGGTTTTATATTTGCTTAGTGGATTACTAGCCTGTGTTGGGCCGTGTGGTGCGCCATTTTTGATGGTTGCTATATATCCTAATAAGCTTAGATTTAGTGGAATTTCATTTTCGTATAATATTGCTTATGCTATAGCTGGGGGCGTTACTACACCTTTTGCAACTGCGATGGTGTTTAAATTTGATCCTATGTATTTGGCGTATTATATGATTCTTCTTGGTTTTGTGGCTGTTGCTTGTAGTGTATGGTTTATGTTTGCACGAAAAGATATTAATTTATAGGAATTGATATGGCACTCATCGATCTTATAGAAGTTAGTAAGAAATTTGGCGATAAGATTATCTTAAATGAGGCAAATTTTAGTGTAAATGAAAAAGAGAGAATTGCCATTATAGGGAAAAATGGTGGCGGTAAAAGCACTCTTATGAAGATATTGCGTGGGGAGTGCGAGATTGATAGCGGTAGAGTGATTAGACAAAATTCCATCACTATAGATATGCTTGCTCAAGCCCCTAAATTTGATGATAATCTAAGCGTAAAAGAGGCTTTAAATCTAGAGTTAAAAGATATATTTAATGCTAGAAATGAGTATGAAAAAGTCCTAGCTAAAATGAGTGATGAGCATGATAATCCTGAGCTACTTCACCGCCAAGATGAGCTTGTGAAATTTATAGAATCCAAAGATGGTTGGAATATAGAAAATAAGATTGATAGAATTTTAGATAGTTTTGGTCTTAGAGAGTATGAAGATAGGCTGGTAAATAGCCTAAGTGGTGGGGAAATTCGCAGAGTTGCCTTGGGTGCTTTAATCCTTAAAAAGCCTGATGTATTATTGCTTGATGAGCCTACAAACCATCTTGATGTCTATATGGTAAGATTTCTTGAAGAGCTACTTTTAGCCTCAAACCAAACTATTGTATTTATAAGCCACGATAGATATTTTATCGATAGATTAGCTACTCGCTCTGTAGAGATAGAAGATGGTTTATTAAGGAGTTTTGAGGGCGGATATGCTAATTACCTAACCAAAAAAGAGGAAATTTTAAGAAGCTTGGCTAAATCTCACGAGACATTAATAAAAAATTTAAAAAGCGAAGAGGAGTGGCTAAGGCGTGGAGTAAAAGCTAGGTTAAAACGAAATGAAGGAAGAAAGCAAAGAATCCTAGCTATGCGCCAAGAGGCTAAGAAAAATCCAGGATTAATACGCAGAGTTAAACTAGAATTAGAAAGGGCTAGTAAGAGCTTTAATGGCGGTGGATTAAACCAAAATCGCAAAAAAATGCTATTTGAGTGTAAAAATTTATCCAAAACTATAGATAATAAATTACTTTTTAGTGATTTTAATGCTAGGGTTTTACAAGGTGAGCGTATAGGAATCGTCGGTAGAAATGGTAGTGGCAAATCCACCATGCTAAAAATTTTACTAGGTGAGTTAGAAGCAGATAGTGGCACAATCAATCGTGGCGAGATCAAAATAGGCTATTTTGACCAGCATAGAAAAAATATTAGCGATGATAAATCCCTAATTGAGCTATTTTGTCCAAATGGTGGAGATCACATAATGGTAAGGGGTCGTAACTACCATGTGTATGGATATTTAAAGAATTTTTTATTTCCAAAAGAGTTTTTAGATAAGCCAGTTAGCACTCTAAGCGGGGGAGAGAAGAATCGTTTAGCCCTAGCTCTATTATTTACCAAAGAGTATGATTGCTTAATCTTAGATGAGCCTACAAATGATCTTGATATTGCTACTATTAATATTTTAGAGGAGTATTTGCTTAGCTTTGAAGGTGCGATATTGATAGTAAGCCATGATAGATACTTTATAGATAAGATCACTAATAAGCTTTGGGCGTATGAAAATGGTAAAATAGAGCAAATTTATATGGAGTATAGTGAGTATTTAGATATTGAAGAGGAGCTAAACCAGCTAAGCGATATGGAAAGAGAGCTAGGTCAAAGTATAGAAACCAAAGAGAAACAAAAGGCATCAAAGATAAAGCTTAGTTATAAACAAAATCAAATTTTACAAAATCACCCAGCACTAATAGAAGCCTTAGAGAGTAGAATAAGTGAGCTCAATCACGCTCTTTCAACTCCAGAAATTTACCAAAAAGTTGGCTTACAAACCCTATTTGAAGAGCTTGAAGAGAAAAAGGGTGAGCTAAATTTGCTTGAGAATGAGTATTTTGAGGTGCTTGAGCTTTCTCAAAGTTAAGGAATATCAATGATAGAAAATAGACAGACATGGAGTTCTAGGCTTACTTATATTTTAGCTGTTGCTGGTGCTACTATCGGCTTTGGTGCTACTTGGCGTTTTCCATATTTAGTAGGGCAAAATGGCGGTGGGGCTTATGTTTTAATATTTTGTATAGCGATGATTGTAATTGGAATTCCAATGATCTTAGCTGAAAATGCCATAGGAAGGCGTTTGCATATAAATTCTGTAGATGCTTTTGGTGGTTATGCAAATGGCAAAAAGATAAATCCGCTTTGGAAAGTCGTTGGTTGGATGGGAATTTGCGGTGCCTTTGGTATTATGGCTTATTATATGGTTATTGGCGGCTGGGTGCTTGATTATATTTATAATATAATTATCGGCGGATTTGAGCTTTCGCAGCCTATTAATGCTACTACTACGGCTAAATTTTATGATGAAAATATCATAAACTCACCCCTTGCCATTAGCATTGCAACGGCGATTTTTGTCCTTATAAACTATATTATTTTAGCCAAAGGCGCCGTTGATGGTATAGAAAAAGCAGCCAAATATCTAATGCCATTGCTATTTATATTAATGTTAGCGATGGTAGCTAGAAATATTACGCTTGAAGGGGCGATTGATGGGATTAAATTTTATCTTACGCCAGATTTTAGCAAGATTAGTATGAGATTATTTATTGATGTTTTGGGGCAGGTATTTTTCGCTTTATCGCTTGGATTTGGGGTTATGATTACCCTTTCTAGCTTTTTAAGAAAAGATGAAGATCTCATCAAAACCTCTATAATCACAGGAGTTATTAATACTATAATTGCTGTGGTGGCTGGATTTATGATATTTCCTTCGCTATTTACATTTGGAATTTCGCCAGATAGTGGCCCAAGCTTAGTTTTTAAGAGTTTGCCAATTGTATTTTCTAATATGTTTGCTGGTCAGATCATAGCTATTGCGTTTTTTGGCTTGCTTATGATAGCAGCACTTACTACTTCTTTACCGATATATGAGGTTATAATAACGGTTTTAGAAGAGAAATTTAAAATAAAACGCCACAATGCCATAGCCATAGTTCTTGCTACTATCTTTATAATTGGCAATATCCCATCACTGATGGCTACAAATATATTATCAGATATTACGATTTTTGGCAAGAATATATTTGATGCTTATGATGCCATTAGTGCTACGATATTTTTTGTGCTGACATCGCTATTTTGTGCGTTATTTGTCGGCTGGGTGTTAAAGGATGAGGCCAGGGCTGAGATAATGCACGGCACCAAGAGTTCAAAAAGGGTGGTTGATATATGGTTTTATTATGTTAAATTTATAATTCCATTTATCATTTTAATCGTATTTATTAGTAGTTTTTATGATAATTTTTTAAGGTGAGTTTAATGCTTGAAATTTTGATTTTTTTATTTGCTCTATTTACTGCTTATAAGGTAATTTTGAGTATTTTACAGATTAAATTTATAAGTGGTTGCACAGAGCCTGTGGTCTTATCTGCTAGTGAGTTTCAAAGTGCTGCACAAGTAGCGATAGCAAAGCAGAAATTTGAGATAATCCATAATATCTACACATTTATTATAGTGGCGATATGGAGCGTATGGGGAGCTAATGCTTTACAAAATGCTCTTAGTGGAGTGGAGTCAATTTTGGTTAGGGATTCTTTATTAGTAACTCTGTTTTTAGCTATTGGTGCGGTTTTAAATTTGCCATTTGAGATATATAACACCTTTGTGATGGATAAGAAATTTGGCTTTTCAAATAGCACGGCTAGGCTTTTTATCACAGATTTTATTAAGAGTTTGGTTATGATTTTGATATTTGGATTTGCTATTTCTTGGATTTTGTTATTATGCTATGATCTGCTTGGGGCTAGCTGGTGGATATGGGCTTTTGGGATTAGTTTTGGATTGATTTTGATAGTGAATTTGATATATCCAACCCTAATAGCACCGATATTTAATAAGATAACGCCACTAGAAAATAGTGATTTAAATTTAGCTATAAATGAGCTTTTAAACTCTTGCGGATTTAAAAGCAGTGGCGTGTATAGCATGGATGCAAGTAAGAGAGATAACCGCTTGAATGCATATTTTGGTGGTTTAGGAGCTACAAAGAGAGTTGTGCTATTTGATACTTTGATTAATAAGCTTGATAAAGATGAGATTATCGCCGTTTTAGGGCATGAGCTAGGGCATTTTAAGCATAGGGATATAATTAAAAATATAGCATTGATGAGTATAATCCTTTTTATATTATTTGCAATTTTTGGTAATATTCCAGCTAGTTTTTATACCGCTTTGGGACTTGAAGAAAGTGGTGGTGGATTATTTATATTTTTCTTACTATATTCTGCGCTTTTTATGGTGATAGTTGAGCCAGTTATATCTACTTTTTCTAGATCGCATGAGTTTGGTGCAGATGAGTTTGGCGCTAAACAAACAAGCAAAGATAGTATGATTTTAGCACTTAAAAAGCTTGGTAAGGAGAATAAGGCGTTTCCACTTTCGCACCCACTTTATAGTATGGTTTATCACTCACATCCAACCTTATATGAGAGGCTAAATCGTCTTGAGAATTTGTGATGGACTAAGCTTAGCTAGAGAATTTGGTAGCCATTTTGCCTATTGTTTGATGGAATTTCATCTAGGTCAAAGTAGGGAGTGGATATTTTTACATTTAAATGATGAGCTTTTTAAAAAGAGTGAATTTATCCATCTTTTAAATAGATATAAAGATGGTGAGCCGCTAGAGTATATTACTAGGCGATGCGAGTTTATAGGGCGAGATTTTGTAGTGGGGGAAGGGGTATTAATCCCAAGATTTGAAAGCGAAATTTTAGTTCAAAAAGCCATAGAAGTAGCTAAAAAATTTAACTCACCCAAGATTGCTGAAATTGGCGTTGGCAGTGGGATTATTAGCATATCTTTAGCTTTAGAGCTTAAAAACGCTAGTATAGTTGCTACTGATATTAGCCACAAGGCTTTGGAGTTTGCTAGGATTAATAAGGAGAAATTTGGAGCTAATGTTGAGCTTGTATTATCAAATTATCTTGATGAGATTGATGGAGAATTTGATATAATTATCTCCAATCCGCCATATATCGCAGCTAATTATCCGCTAGATAAATGGGTGCTAAGTGAGCCAAAGATCGCATTGATAGGTGGAGATATAGGCGATGAGATATTAAAAGATATTGCTAAAATCGCTAAATTTAGAGCTAAATATCTAATTTGCGAGATGGGTTATGACCAAAAGGAGCCTATGAAAAACTATCTTAATGAGCTTGGCTTTGAGAGTGAGTTTTATACTGATTTGGCTGGATTAGATCGTGGATTTGTAGCTTATAATAAAGGAAAATAATGGTTAAATTTAGAAGTTTTTATCTATTTTTACTTGGAATTTGTATTGGTGCTGAGCTTGCTATTGGTATTTTTATGGCACCTGTGATATTCTATCCATCGCAATATATCGGCGAAGGCGTCTTAAGCCACTATCAAAGCGGTCAGCTAATGACTCAGGTATTTTTAAAATATAATATTATGCTTATTTTTGTCTCATCTTTGCTTTTGCTTTTTGAGATTGTGAATTTGAAAAATAGCGAGAGTTTTAATTATAAAATTAGTGCGTTTTTTCTCTCTCTTATCATATCTTTATTAGCTATGGCGTTTGTGTTTTACTTTACTCCATATATTCTACAAGCTCAAAAAATTGGTGCCGAAGCGACTGCTACAGCGGAATTTGCTAGTATGCATAAGGCTAGTGAGATTGTGATGAAAGCTATGCTTTTAGCTCAAGTGGCATTATTTTTTATCAGAGCTCGTAAGGAGAGCTAATGGGGTTAAAAGTTAGGGTTTATTATGAAGATACAGATAGTGGAGGGATTGTATATCATAGCAATTATATTAAATTTTGCGAACGAGCTAGAAGTGAGATAGTTTTTAACTCTGGGATTGAATTTACCCAAAGTCGCCACTTCGTAGTTACCAAGCTAGAAGCACGCTACTTAAAACCAGCTGTTTTAGGAGATATTTTAGATATACAAACTAAGCTTGTAAAGATTGGTGGTGTAAGCCTAACCCTAGAGCAAGATATATATAAAGTAGCTAATATCAAAGGCGAGACTCAAAGGGAGCTAATATTTCGTGCGAATGTTACTGTGGGATTTATTAGTGATGGCAAGTTATCTAGGCTGGATAGAGAATTTGCTGAAGTTTTTAGCAAGTTAAATCAAGATTAAATTTGGGTCATCAGACCCATTATATCTCTTCATCTATGTAAAACCCATAATTACCAGCACGCATAATATCTATCTTATATTGGACTTGATTATTTTGTAATTTCTCTTTAAATATCGCTTTTGCATTTTTGTTGATATAGTTTAGATATATAAAATCCATTCCAATCATCGTTGAGTAAGCGACCCAATCATAAGCAAGCTTTTGCCCTAAAAGAGCACTAAGGGTCTCTAGCTGACTATCTGGGGTCATTATGGAGTTAGCTATATAGATATTTTGGCGATCTTTGCTTTGAGTAAGGCTTATAAGAGCACTATTGTAATTAAGCTGCGTAGAAAGAAGTATATGTGGATTTAGATCAAATACTCTAAATTGCGAACTAAGCAAAGCACTTTTTATAAGTGGGGTATTTAGAAAGATTGAGCTATTTTTTACCCTATAATTATCTTTTAAAAAATTTAGCTTTATATCGTTACCTTCGATATTTTTTATATATGGATTATCTGTATTATTAGCCACTATATCATTTAGCATATTAGCGACCTTACTCCCATCGCCAAATACCGATACTTTGCCATTTGATTTGGTTAATAGCTTTTGAATTTGTGCTTCGTAGTCAATCCCACCAAAGAATATATTTGAGCTTGGATTTTGGATTGATTTGATATTTACTGTAGGTATGTAAAAGATTAAATCATCATAATCACTATTATTTATCACCTCTATCCCATCTGTAGTAAGTGGAGCTATAAAGTGCTTAAATCCGCTATTTTTAGCTCTTTGTATGGTAAAATTTAGGCTATCTTTACTCTCATCTCCGCTATAAAATATCTCAATATGAGAGCCAATATCTCGCTTAAAAATATAGCTAAAAACAGAATCGCTAACCACAACAGAGTAGCTTTTTATCACATCTTGAGGTATGATTAGGGCAACTTTAATATCTTTGCGTCCAATCTCAATTTCAGGAATATTTAAAAGCTTTTTAATATCAGCATAATAGCCCTTAATCGGCTCTTTAAGAGTAAGTGGATTATATATAAATTGGATAAAATCCACCCCATTGCTAAGCTCTTTTAAACACTCTTTATCGCATCTATTTTGCCCATTTGATTGAGTAAAAATCATACAAATAATAAAAAAAGTTATAATTAAATTTCTCATATATATCCTTTAATTTTTTTTAAATCCGCTATAAATTCATCAGCTTTACTAGGATTTTTATCCACCCAATTACTATCAAAAG encodes:
- a CDS encoding sodium-dependent transporter, which codes for MIENRQTWSSRLTYILAVAGATIGFGATWRFPYLVGQNGGGAYVLIFCIAMIVIGIPMILAENAIGRRLHINSVDAFGGYANGKKINPLWKVVGWMGICGAFGIMAYYMVIGGWVLDYIYNIIIGGFELSQPINATTTAKFYDENIINSPLAISIATAIFVLINYIILAKGAVDGIEKAAKYLMPLLFILMLAMVARNITLEGAIDGIKFYLTPDFSKISMRLFIDVLGQVFFALSLGFGVMITLSSFLRKDEDLIKTSIITGVINTIIAVVAGFMIFPSLFTFGISPDSGPSLVFKSLPIVFSNMFAGQIIAIAFFGLLMIAALTTSLPIYEVIITVLEEKFKIKRHNAIAIVLATIFIIGNIPSLMATNILSDITIFGKNIFDAYDAISATIFFVLTSLFCALFVGWVLKDEARAEIMHGTKSSKRVVDIWFYYVKFIIPFIILIVFISSFYDNFLR
- a CDS encoding M48 family metallopeptidase produces the protein MLEILIFLFALFTAYKVILSILQIKFISGCTEPVVLSASEFQSAAQVAIAKQKFEIIHNIYTFIIVAIWSVWGANALQNALSGVESILVRDSLLVTLFLAIGAVLNLPFEIYNTFVMDKKFGFSNSTARLFITDFIKSLVMILIFGFAISWILLLCYDLLGASWWIWAFGISFGLILIVNLIYPTLIAPIFNKITPLENSDLNLAINELLNSCGFKSSGVYSMDASKRDNRLNAYFGGLGATKRVVLFDTLINKLDKDEIIAVLGHELGHFKHRDIIKNIALMSIILFILFAIFGNIPASFYTALGLEESGGGLFIFFLLYSALFMVIVEPVISTFSRSHEFGADEFGAKQTSKDSMILALKKLGKENKAFPLSHPLYSMVYHSHPTLYERLNRLENL
- the prmC gene encoding peptide chain release factor N(5)-glutamine methyltransferase, whose amino-acid sequence is MRICDGLSLAREFGSHFAYCLMEFHLGQSREWIFLHLNDELFKKSEFIHLLNRYKDGEPLEYITRRCEFIGRDFVVGEGVLIPRFESEILVQKAIEVAKKFNSPKIAEIGVGSGIISISLALELKNASIVATDISHKALEFARINKEKFGANVELVLSNYLDEIDGEFDIIISNPPYIAANYPLDKWVLSEPKIALIGGDIGDEILKDIAKIAKFRAKYLICEMGYDQKEPMKNYLNELGFESEFYTDLAGLDRGFVAYNKGK
- a CDS encoding DUF4149 domain-containing protein, which encodes MVKFRSFYLFLLGICIGAELAIGIFMAPVIFYPSQYIGEGVLSHYQSGQLMTQVFLKYNIMLIFVSSLLLLFEIVNLKNSESFNYKISAFFLSLIISLLAMAFVFYFTPYILQAQKIGAEATATAEFASMHKASEIVMKAMLLAQVALFFIRARKES
- a CDS encoding YbgC/FadM family acyl-CoA thioesterase produces the protein MGLKVRVYYEDTDSGGIVYHSNYIKFCERARSEIVFNSGIEFTQSRHFVVTKLEARYLKPAVLGDILDIQTKLVKIGGVSLTLEQDIYKVANIKGETQRELIFRANVTVGFISDGKLSRLDREFAEVFSKLNQD